Proteins from a genomic interval of Mesobacillus sp. S13:
- a CDS encoding DEAD/DEAH box helicase, which translates to MKVRKNMQEILQDLKVSESVKKNIVHWHTIEEREARTEEMPEELSGILKGALERRGISRLYTHQKSSYDQIMQGRSIVAVTPTASGKTLCYNLPVLQSIIDDPNARALYMFPTKALAQDQKSEINELIQEAELAINSYTYDGDTPSNIRQKVRRAGHIVITNPDMLHSAILPHHTKWVSLFENLKYVVIDELHIYRGVFGSHVANVIRRLKRICQYYGSDPVFICTSATIANPLELAEGLTEKDMVLIDNNGAPTGRKHFLFYNPPVVNIPLNVRRSATLETRRLAGEFLKNKIQTIVFARSRVRVEILLTYLQELVKHKLGPKAIRGYRGGYLPTERREIEKGLRSGDIYGVVSTNALELGVDIGQLQVCIMNGYPGTIASAWQQAGRAGRRHGESVVIMVASSSPLDQYVIQNPDYFFNRSPETARINPDNLIILIDHIKCASYELPFKKGDTFGAAEIEEILEYLTEERILHQNGDKWFWMNDAFPAHNISLRSASQENVVIIDQSDVANVRVIGEMDTFSAMTLLHEEAIYLHQGIQFQVEKLDWEEKKAFVREVDVDYFTDANLAVQLSVLEEDKMRGNEETEIGYGDVSVRAMATIFKKIRFETHENIGSGPIFLPEEELHTSSAWISLNKELSEFGDDRLEEGLIGTSQALKHIAPLFVMCDPSDVHVVPQVKAAHNEKPTIFFYDRYPGGIGLSEKIYSGIEEILNQTKQMVLNCQCSDGCPSCIGTDTTSIHSKKDVVKLLDLFLKAAV; encoded by the coding sequence ATGAAGGTCCGCAAAAACATGCAAGAAATATTGCAAGATTTAAAGGTTAGTGAATCGGTTAAGAAGAATATTGTCCACTGGCATACGATTGAAGAGCGAGAAGCCCGAACGGAGGAAATGCCAGAGGAATTGAGCGGGATATTAAAAGGTGCACTAGAACGACGAGGGATTTCCCGTCTTTATACACATCAGAAGTCCTCTTATGATCAAATCATGCAGGGACGCAGCATCGTGGCTGTCACGCCGACTGCATCAGGGAAAACACTGTGCTATAACCTGCCTGTGCTTCAATCAATCATTGATGATCCGAACGCAAGAGCTCTGTATATGTTTCCTACCAAAGCGCTTGCCCAGGACCAAAAGAGTGAAATCAATGAATTGATACAGGAGGCTGAGCTGGCGATCAACAGCTATACATATGACGGAGACACTCCGTCTAATATACGCCAGAAGGTCAGGAGGGCAGGGCATATCGTTATTACAAACCCGGACATGCTCCATTCCGCGATTCTGCCGCACCATACAAAGTGGGTTTCACTTTTCGAAAATCTTAAGTATGTCGTTATTGATGAATTGCATATTTACAGAGGGGTCTTTGGCAGCCATGTGGCAAATGTCATAAGAAGGTTAAAGAGAATTTGCCAGTATTATGGAAGCGACCCTGTTTTCATCTGCACCTCGGCCACGATTGCGAACCCGCTTGAACTGGCTGAAGGCCTGACTGAAAAGGATATGGTGTTGATCGACAACAATGGAGCTCCCACAGGGCGAAAGCATTTTTTATTCTATAATCCGCCAGTCGTCAATATCCCGCTGAATGTCCGCAGAAGTGCGACACTTGAAACGAGAAGGCTCGCAGGTGAGTTCCTGAAAAATAAGATCCAGACCATCGTTTTTGCTAGAAGCAGGGTGAGAGTCGAAATCCTGCTTACCTATCTTCAGGAACTGGTCAAGCACAAACTGGGGCCAAAGGCGATCAGAGGATACCGTGGAGGTTATCTTCCGACAGAAAGGCGAGAAATTGAAAAAGGGCTGCGCTCTGGTGACATCTATGGGGTAGTCAGTACAAATGCATTGGAACTGGGTGTAGATATTGGACAGCTACAGGTATGTATCATGAACGGTTATCCGGGGACGATTGCCAGTGCCTGGCAGCAGGCAGGACGGGCTGGACGCCGTCACGGAGAATCGGTTGTCATCATGGTGGCAAGTTCCAGTCCGCTCGATCAGTACGTGATCCAGAATCCAGATTACTTTTTTAACCGAAGTCCGGAAACGGCGAGAATCAATCCAGATAATCTGATTATCCTGATCGACCATATCAAATGCGCTTCCTATGAATTGCCGTTCAAAAAAGGCGATACGTTTGGTGCGGCTGAAATCGAAGAGATACTTGAATATTTGACAGAGGAACGGATCCTGCACCAGAACGGTGACAAATGGTTCTGGATGAATGACGCTTTCCCGGCACACAATATCAGTTTGCGTTCAGCATCACAGGAAAATGTAGTGATCATCGACCAGTCAGATGTAGCCAATGTCAGGGTAATTGGCGAAATGGATACTTTTTCAGCGATGACATTGCTGCATGAAGAGGCCATTTATCTTCATCAGGGTATCCAATTCCAGGTGGAAAAGCTTGATTGGGAAGAGAAGAAGGCCTTTGTCAGGGAAGTGGATGTAGATTATTTTACAGATGCCAATCTTGCTGTCCAACTTAGTGTCCTTGAGGAAGATAAAATGAGGGGCAATGAAGAAACAGAAATTGGATATGGAGATGTCAGTGTAAGGGCAATGGCAACCATTTTCAAAAAAATCCGATTCGAAACGCATGAGAATATCGGTTCTGGACCGATTTTCCTTCCGGAAGAGGAGCTCCATACAAGCTCGGCCTGGATATCTTTAAACAAAGAACTGTCTGAATTTGGCGATGACCGCCTTGAAGAAGGGTTGATTGGCACATCACAGGCACTAAAGCACATCGCACCATTATTTGTCATGTGTGATCCTTCCGACGTGCATGTAGTCCCTCAGGTCAAGGCTGCCCATAATGAAAAGCCAACCATCTTCTTCTATGACCGCTACCCGGGAGGAATCGGGTTAAGTGAAAAAATATATAGCGGTATTGAAGAGATTTTGAACCAAACTAAGCAAATGGTCTTGAATTGTCAATGCTCTGACGGGTGCCCGTCTTGCATCGGAACGGATACGACATCGATTCACTCTAAGAAAGATGTAGTAAAACTTCTGGATTTATTTCTTAAAGCAGCTGTGTAG
- a CDS encoding DUF1273 domain-containing protein, translated as MAKVAAISGYKPFEIGVFQHDHPAAEYIKMAIRKSLIPLIEDGLEWVMISGQLGVELWAGEAVFELQEEYPDLKLSVFTPFLDQEDTWKDSNKEWYESVLAGADHVDSITKKPYEKPWQFRLKNQFFIEKSDLLVLLYDPEKEGSPKFIYETAKKYQEKNEYDIRLITLYDLQMVVEEEQLKQQGF; from the coding sequence ATGGCAAAAGTAGCTGCGATATCAGGGTATAAACCATTTGAAATTGGCGTATTCCAGCATGATCATCCAGCGGCTGAATACATAAAGATGGCGATAAGAAAAAGCTTGATTCCTTTAATTGAGGATGGCCTTGAATGGGTGATGATCAGTGGACAGCTCGGTGTCGAATTATGGGCTGGTGAGGCGGTATTTGAACTTCAGGAAGAATATCCTGATCTCAAACTCTCGGTGTTCACTCCCTTCCTTGATCAGGAGGACACATGGAAGGATTCCAATAAAGAGTGGTATGAATCCGTGCTTGCTGGAGCTGACCATGTGGATTCAATTACTAAGAAGCCTTACGAAAAACCATGGCAATTCAGGCTGAAGAACCAGTTTTTCATAGAAAAAAGCGATCTCCTTGTTCTCCTATACGATCCTGAAAAGGAAGGCAGTCCTAAATTCATATATGAAACAGCTAAAAAATATCAAGAAAAAAATGAATATGATATCAGATTGATCACTTTATATGATTTACAAATGGTGGTCGAAGAGGAACAATTGAAACAGCAGGGGTTTTAA
- a CDS encoding DUF2249 domain-containing protein, protein MEHRSIELDVREDINKKLEPFQKIMEAIGELQLNDSLILHAPFKPVPLYGVLKAKGFEHEVEKIEAKHYKITFTKTGGK, encoded by the coding sequence ATGGAACACAGAAGTATTGAATTGGATGTGCGGGAGGATATCAATAAAAAGCTGGAGCCTTTCCAGAAAATCATGGAGGCCATTGGCGAGCTGCAATTGAATGACAGCCTGATCCTCCATGCACCTTTCAAGCCTGTTCCGCTCTATGGTGTGTTAAAAGCAAAGGGTTTTGAGCACGAGGTAGAAAAAATCGAAGCAAAACATTATAAAATTACTTTTACTAAAACAGGAGGAAAGTAA
- a CDS encoding metal-sulfur cluster assembly factor has translation MTELKDKIRENLKTVIDPELNINVVDLGLIYEIDVPEPRTARVLMTLTTPGCPLHDSIASGIKYCVQGMEEIDHADVQLTWEPAWTPDRMTEDGKRLLQGF, from the coding sequence ATGACAGAATTAAAGGATAAAATCAGGGAAAATTTAAAAACTGTAATCGATCCTGAGTTAAATATTAATGTAGTAGATCTAGGATTGATTTATGAAATCGATGTACCGGAACCTCGCACAGCAAGAGTATTGATGACTTTAACGACACCAGGCTGCCCTCTTCATGACAGCATTGCCAGTGGCATTAAATATTGCGTACAAGGCATGGAGGAAATTGATCATGCAGATGTCCAATTGACCTGGGAGCCGGCCTGGACACCGGATCGGATGACCGAGGATGGAAAAAGGCTGCTTCAGGGCTTTTAA
- a CDS encoding DUF2249 domain-containing protein: MTFNVIINVPDYPPREKHPTIFQNFDSLQKGEFMQIVNDHDPRPLQYQFMMERPESFSWEYLEEGPETWRVAIGKTK, encoded by the coding sequence ATGACTTTCAACGTTATTATCAATGTTCCTGATTACCCACCCCGGGAAAAACACCCTACTATATTCCAAAACTTTGATTCACTGCAAAAGGGTGAATTCATGCAAATCGTCAATGACCATGACCCAAGACCGCTGCAGTATCAATTCATGATGGAACGTCCGGAATCTTTTTCTTGGGAGTATCTTGAAGAAGGTCCAGAAACATGGCGCGTAGCAATCGGAAAAACAAAATAA
- a CDS encoding THUMP domain-containing class I SAM-dependent RNA methyltransferase — MKNFDIIATSAMGLEAIVAKEVRDLGYECQVENGKITYKGDARAIARSNMWLRTADRIKIKIGEFKAYSFDELFEKTKSLPWEEFLPENAEFPVSGKSVKSKLFSVSDCQAIVKKAVVERLRTSYKKTGWFEENGPLYKIEVALLKDVATITIDTSGSGLHKRGYRTGQGEAPLKETLAAALVMLTNWNPDKPFVDPFCGSGTIPIEAALIGQNIAPGFNREFVSEDWPIFPDAVWDEVRMEAEDLANYDQPLDISGMDIDHRLVKIAEENAFEAGLGDLITFKQMRVQDFTTKKEYGVIVGNPPYGERLGEKKAVEEMYSQMGKAFAPLDTWSIYMLTSNENFEQVYGKPATKKRKLFNGFIRTDYYQYWGKRPPRTDK; from the coding sequence ATGAAGAATTTTGATATAATCGCAACGTCTGCAATGGGTTTGGAAGCCATCGTTGCAAAGGAAGTCCGTGACCTAGGATATGAGTGCCAGGTTGAAAATGGGAAAATTACCTATAAGGGAGATGCGCGCGCTATTGCGAGAAGCAATATGTGGCTGCGTACAGCTGACCGGATCAAAATTAAAATAGGCGAATTCAAGGCTTATAGCTTTGACGAACTCTTTGAAAAGACAAAGTCGCTTCCATGGGAAGAGTTTTTGCCGGAGAATGCTGAATTCCCTGTTTCGGGCAAATCAGTGAAATCGAAGCTTTTCAGCGTATCCGACTGTCAGGCAATTGTGAAGAAAGCAGTCGTCGAACGCTTGAGAACATCTTATAAGAAGACTGGCTGGTTTGAAGAAAACGGTCCTCTTTACAAGATTGAAGTTGCGCTGCTTAAAGATGTTGCCACAATTACCATCGATACAAGCGGAAGCGGACTTCATAAGCGCGGCTACAGGACAGGCCAGGGGGAGGCTCCATTGAAGGAGACCCTTGCAGCTGCTTTGGTCATGCTGACAAACTGGAATCCGGACAAGCCTTTTGTTGATCCGTTCTGCGGATCTGGAACGATTCCGATTGAAGCTGCATTAATCGGGCAAAATATTGCGCCGGGCTTTAACAGGGAATTTGTATCGGAAGATTGGCCGATTTTCCCTGATGCAGTTTGGGATGAAGTGAGGATGGAAGCGGAAGACCTTGCAAATTACGATCAGCCGCTCGATATTAGCGGAATGGATATCGACCACCGTTTGGTAAAAATCGCCGAAGAGAATGCTTTTGAAGCCGGTCTTGGCGACTTGATCACATTCAAGCAAATGCGTGTCCAGGACTTTACAACAAAAAAAGAGTACGGCGTCATTGTCGGCAACCCTCCATATGGGGAGCGGTTGGGTGAAAAGAAAGCTGTAGAAGAAATGTACAGCCAGATGGGCAAGGCATTTGCTCCGCTGGATACATGGTCCATCTATATGCTGACATCGAACGAGAACTTTGAACAAGTATACGGAAAGCCGGCAACAAAGAAGCGTAAGCTGTTCAATGGATTCATCCGCACAGATTACTACCAATACTGGGGCAAACGCCCGCCAAGAACCGATAAATAA
- a CDS encoding nitric-oxide reductase large subunit, producing the protein MEIQHGTSKKTVVKKNTNSLLKSVLIITLLLSFTVLLTGGYWIFKDMAPRPLEVTSEKGEIILTKESIMGGQAVFQKYGLMDYGTVLGHGSYMGPDYTAEALKIYTDGMQDFRAQEKYSEDFESLAGDEQTIIRDIVMKEMRENRYMPDKDKLVLTDAQIFGHEKVREFYHTIFTEGDDWGLKPGLIQEKHMPDGERAWVSKGDQIEQIADFFFWTAWLSSTERPDDEITYTNNWPYYEDAGNTMSFSAIWWSGASVTILILFVGLILFVFYRYHLGMQEAYTAGNFPKIDLRKLPLTSSQLKTGKYFAVVSVLFFVQAMFGALLAHYYIEPDSFFGMKWVHDILPFNITKGFHLQLAIFWIATAWLGMGIFIAPLVGGHEPKRQGLLVDILFWALVVLVAGSMIGQWLGANGYLGNNWFLLGHQGWEYLELGRIWQFILATGMLIWLFIVFRGIKSGLKRESDKGGLIHLLFYSAIAVPAFYFFAFMINPGTHYTFADYWRWWIIHLWVEGIFEVFAVVVIGFLMVQMKLVTKKSTIRALYFQLILLMGAGVIGIGHHYYYNGSSEAWIALGSVFSALEVIPLTLLILEAYEQYKMMRDGGVDFPYKGTFWFLISVAIWNLVGAGVLGFLINLPAVSFLEHGQFLTPAHGHAAMMGVYGMFAGAVLIYSLRNIVKPEKWSDRWVKFIVIMLNVGLAGMVFLSLLPVGYLQLKEAYFNGYAASRSSQFLQQETVEMLLTLRAIPDSIFLIGVAALAIFSVKALFNLRKVTHKEGEQLPVKDLAVDEE; encoded by the coding sequence ATGGAAATCCAGCATGGAACATCTAAGAAGACAGTGGTCAAGAAAAATACAAACTCACTGTTGAAATCCGTACTCATCATTACTTTATTACTAAGCTTTACAGTGCTCCTGACAGGGGGATACTGGATCTTTAAAGATATGGCTCCGAGGCCGCTTGAAGTCACAAGCGAAAAAGGAGAGATCATCTTAACGAAAGAAAGCATCATGGGAGGGCAGGCTGTATTCCAGAAATATGGTTTGATGGATTATGGAACTGTATTAGGGCATGGTTCTTATATGGGACCTGATTATACTGCAGAGGCATTGAAAATTTATACTGATGGGATGCAAGACTTCAGAGCACAGGAAAAATACAGTGAAGATTTTGAAAGCTTAGCAGGGGATGAACAAACAATCATTCGAGACATTGTGATGAAGGAAATGCGTGAAAACCGTTATATGCCGGATAAAGATAAGCTGGTATTGACAGATGCTCAAATATTCGGGCACGAAAAGGTAAGGGAATTCTATCATACTATTTTTACGGAAGGTGACGATTGGGGTCTTAAGCCTGGATTAATCCAGGAAAAACATATGCCGGATGGTGAGCGCGCCTGGGTATCCAAGGGAGACCAAATTGAACAAATCGCTGACTTCTTTTTCTGGACTGCTTGGCTATCGAGTACTGAAAGACCAGACGATGAAATCACTTATACTAACAACTGGCCTTATTATGAAGACGCAGGAAACACGATGTCATTTTCGGCAATCTGGTGGAGCGGGGCGAGCGTGACCATTTTGATCTTGTTCGTCGGATTGATCCTCTTTGTATTCTATCGTTATCACCTGGGGATGCAAGAGGCTTATACAGCCGGCAACTTCCCTAAAATTGACCTGAGGAAGCTTCCGCTAACCTCTTCACAATTGAAAACAGGCAAGTATTTCGCCGTTGTATCTGTACTATTCTTTGTACAGGCAATGTTCGGGGCACTTCTGGCACACTATTATATCGAGCCTGACAGTTTCTTCGGAATGAAGTGGGTTCATGATATCCTGCCATTTAATATTACAAAAGGCTTCCACTTACAGCTGGCGATTTTCTGGATAGCGACTGCGTGGCTTGGAATGGGCATCTTCATCGCTCCGCTGGTCGGCGGTCATGAACCAAAACGCCAGGGATTACTAGTCGATATCCTTTTCTGGGCACTAGTAGTGCTCGTAGCCGGCAGTATGATAGGCCAATGGCTTGGAGCAAACGGCTATCTTGGAAACAACTGGTTCCTATTAGGTCACCAGGGCTGGGAATACCTTGAGCTGGGACGTATTTGGCAATTCATTCTTGCGACAGGCATGCTGATTTGGCTGTTCATCGTATTCCGCGGCATCAAGAGTGGATTGAAAAGAGAGTCCGATAAAGGCGGATTGATACACCTATTGTTCTACTCAGCGATTGCCGTACCGGCCTTTTACTTCTTTGCTTTCATGATCAATCCAGGGACACACTATACCTTTGCTGACTACTGGCGCTGGTGGATCATCCATCTATGGGTTGAAGGTATTTTCGAAGTTTTCGCAGTGGTTGTTATTGGGTTCTTGATGGTCCAAATGAAGCTCGTCACAAAAAAATCAACAATTAGGGCATTATACTTCCAACTAATCCTTCTAATGGGAGCAGGTGTCATCGGTATCGGTCACCACTATTACTACAATGGCTCATCAGAAGCTTGGATCGCGCTGGGTTCGGTATTCTCAGCTCTTGAAGTCATTCCGTTGACCTTGCTCATTCTGGAAGCGTATGAACAGTATAAAATGATGAGGGATGGGGGAGTGGATTTCCCTTATAAAGGTACATTCTGGTTCTTGATTTCAGTAGCGATTTGGAATCTGGTTGGTGCAGGGGTTCTAGGCTTCCTGATCAACCTGCCAGCAGTCAGCTTCCTTGAGCACGGCCAATTCCTGACACCTGCCCACGGCCACGCGGCAATGATGGGTGTGTATGGAATGTTCGCAGGAGCAGTACTGATCTACTCATTGCGCAATATTGTGAAGCCTGAAAAGTGGAGCGACAGGTGGGTGAAATTCATTGTCATCATGCTGAACGTGGGATTGGCCGGCATGGTCTTCCTTTCATTGCTGCCAGTCGGTTACCTTCAGTTAAAAGAAGCCTACTTCAACGGATATGCAGCATCACGTTCATCACAGTTCTTGCAGCAAGAAACAGTTGAGATGCTTCTGACGCTGAGAGCGATACCAGATTCAATCTTTTTGATTGGTGTTGCTGCCCTGGCGATCTTCAGTGTAAAAGCACTATTTAATCTGCGTAAAGTGACACATAAAGAAGGGGAGCAGTTGCCTGTAAAAGACTTGGCGGTTGATGAAGAATAA
- a CDS encoding CotD family spore coat protein: protein MHCKPTHVLPTVVHPTKCCTNHNFVNNVVPHVHPTHTTNVNHINYDHVHYFPQTQSTVNQVTHQNHYGGPGPVPGGVAPVGPRPRPGFGGPGFGGPGFGGPGFGR, encoded by the coding sequence ATGCACTGCAAGCCGACACATGTATTGCCAACGGTAGTTCATCCTACTAAGTGCTGCACGAACCATAACTTTGTAAACAATGTGGTTCCGCATGTTCATCCAACACACACTACCAATGTAAACCACATCAATTATGATCATGTCCATTATTTCCCGCAAACACAGTCCACAGTTAATCAGGTAACACATCAGAATCACTATGGCGGACCTGGTCCAGTGCCAGGCGGAGTGGCTCCAGTTGGACCTAGGCCTCGCCCGGGATTTGGCGGTCCAGGATTTGGTGGACCAGGATTTGGCGGTCCAGGATTTGGTCGATAA
- the gpsB gene encoding cell division regulator GpsB codes for MLSDKIQLTAKDILEKEFKTAMRGYKPEDVDKFLDTIIKDYEVMQQEIEELQQDNLRLKKQLDEASRRPSTQAAGTTNFDILKRLSNLEKHVFGDKLYD; via the coding sequence ATGCTATCCGATAAAATACAGTTAACTGCTAAAGATATTTTAGAAAAAGAATTCAAAACAGCAATGCGTGGTTACAAGCCAGAAGATGTTGATAAGTTTCTCGATACGATCATCAAGGATTATGAAGTGATGCAGCAGGAGATTGAGGAGCTGCAACAGGACAATCTTCGCCTTAAGAAGCAGCTTGATGAAGCTTCGCGCCGACCAAGCACACAGGCAGCTGGCACAACGAATTTCGATATTCTTAAGAGGCTTTCGAACCTTGAAAAGCATGTTTTCGGTGATAAGCTTTACGATTAA
- a CDS encoding Crp/Fnr family transcriptional regulator — protein MHISQIRQQLKEVPIFKELSQDELNPIVEIAQPRFFKNKMYAFMQGDPLDRVFFIHSGKVKIYKTDSSGREQIVSVLETGEMFPHAGFFRKGQYPAHAEIMEDTQMIIVPISKFEEILVAYPELSIKLFRVLGEKIIDLQARLEEQILHNTYEQIIMLLLRLCKTNGEKKEHGFKLTTHFTNKEFANMIGTSRETVSRTINHLKKKDYLSLDADGFYLIDHEKLHQELF, from the coding sequence ATGCATATATCCCAAATCAGACAGCAATTAAAAGAGGTTCCTATATTTAAAGAACTATCACAAGATGAACTGAATCCAATTGTGGAAATCGCCCAGCCGAGATTCTTCAAGAATAAAATGTATGCTTTCATGCAGGGAGATCCACTTGACCGGGTGTTCTTCATCCATTCAGGGAAAGTGAAGATTTATAAAACAGACTCTTCAGGTAGAGAACAGATCGTGTCAGTACTTGAAACTGGCGAGATGTTCCCTCACGCTGGCTTCTTCAGGAAAGGCCAGTATCCCGCACACGCGGAAATAATGGAGGATACGCAGATGATCATCGTCCCAATTTCTAAATTTGAAGAAATCCTGGTTGCTTATCCTGAACTATCTATTAAGTTATTCCGCGTGCTTGGTGAGAAAATCATCGATTTACAGGCCAGACTTGAGGAACAGATTCTTCATAATACGTATGAACAGATTATTATGCTGTTGCTACGACTATGTAAGACAAATGGGGAAAAGAAAGAGCATGGTTTCAAATTAACCACCCATTTTACCAATAAAGAATTTGCCAACATGATCGGTACTTCGAGGGAAACCGTCAGCAGAACAATCAACCATTTAAAGAAGAAGGATTACTTAAGCTTGGACGCTGACGGTTTTTATCTGATTGATCATGAAAAATTGCACCAGGAATTGTTTTAA
- a CDS encoding DUF2249 domain-containing protein, translating into MMLDNRGLEPPQPMMRTLAKLEELEAGQTLIIINDRRPMFLFEQLDEMGYIYLTEQQEDGSYRVTISRKAG; encoded by the coding sequence ATGATGCTTGATAATAGAGGGCTTGAACCGCCTCAGCCAATGATGAGGACGCTCGCAAAGCTTGAAGAGCTTGAAGCAGGACAGACGCTCATCATCATTAATGACCGCCGACCAATGTTCCTGTTCGAACAGCTGGATGAAATGGGCTATATCTATTTGACTGAACAGCAAGAAGACGGCAGCTATCGTGTGACGATTTCCCGAAAAGCGGGGTGA
- a CDS encoding ribonuclease H-like domain-containing protein, with amino-acid sequence MSLKNKLNRLKPHIKSGVEKPKMEPAKAEGTPDIPFLDVWEQEQVSPFYFDGQYCLVREVSYPLDHQHGNYQFGDFLEAVSLWNKEQTKHPLSAVGHTPNDLVFFDTETTGLGGGAGNTIFLLGHASISGDSVKLKQHILPNPGAEVALYQSFLTNADYTTLVTYNGKAFDWPQVKTRHTLVRDHVPKLPSYGHFDLYHAARRLWKHKIERMKLSIVEQEVLGLERKDDIPGFLAPMIYFDFLERKDPEGLLGVIKHNETDILSLLTLYTHLTFQILGRDRTQTPRETYEVGRWFSYLGQSEKAKQAFTGLLNDGNEEEISAKHALAFEYKKQKEWHKAVELWIESAAAGTRKQQLEACIELAKHFEHRAKNLGMAMKYCLLAEEFHHKNKGTAKKDMIFAEELKKRIRRISRKQFPGEAHDSSN; translated from the coding sequence ATGAGTCTTAAAAATAAATTGAACAGACTGAAACCCCATATAAAAAGTGGGGTTGAAAAACCAAAGATGGAGCCGGCAAAGGCTGAAGGGACGCCAGACATACCGTTTCTTGATGTCTGGGAACAGGAACAAGTTTCCCCCTTCTATTTTGATGGCCAATATTGTCTTGTCAGGGAAGTTAGTTATCCTCTTGACCATCAGCATGGTAATTACCAATTCGGAGACTTTCTGGAGGCTGTTTCGCTTTGGAACAAAGAGCAGACAAAGCATCCGCTTTCCGCAGTCGGCCACACTCCTAATGACCTTGTGTTTTTTGATACCGAAACGACAGGCCTTGGGGGTGGAGCTGGGAATACGATCTTCCTGCTAGGCCATGCGTCGATTTCAGGGGACTCGGTGAAATTGAAACAGCATATCCTGCCGAATCCAGGAGCGGAAGTAGCGCTTTACCAGAGTTTTTTAACCAATGCTGATTACACAACATTGGTTACATACAATGGCAAGGCTTTCGATTGGCCACAGGTCAAAACGAGGCATACTCTTGTCCGTGACCATGTACCCAAACTACCTTCATATGGCCATTTTGATTTGTATCATGCAGCGAGAAGATTGTGGAAGCATAAGATTGAGCGGATGAAGCTCAGCATTGTGGAGCAAGAAGTCTTGGGTCTTGAAAGAAAGGACGATATTCCTGGCTTTTTGGCACCCATGATTTATTTTGACTTTCTGGAGCGTAAGGACCCTGAAGGCTTGCTGGGTGTCATAAAGCACAATGAAACGGATATTTTGTCATTATTGACTCTTTATACACATTTAACCTTCCAGATTCTCGGAAGGGACCGGACACAAACACCACGGGAAACTTACGAGGTGGGAAGATGGTTCTCCTATCTTGGACAGTCAGAAAAAGCGAAGCAAGCATTCACAGGTCTCCTTAACGATGGGAATGAGGAAGAGATTTCAGCCAAGCATGCCCTGGCTTTTGAGTACAAAAAACAAAAAGAATGGCATAAAGCTGTCGAACTTTGGATCGAAAGCGCAGCCGCAGGTACAAGAAAGCAGCAGCTAGAAGCGTGCATTGAGCTAGCTAAGCATTTCGAGCATCGCGCAAAAAACCTTGGAATGGCTATGAAATATTGCCTGCTTGCTGAAGAATTTCACCACAAGAATAAAGGGACAGCAAAAAAAGACATGATTTTTGCCGAAGAGCTCAAAAAACGGATCAGGAGGATTTCCCGAAAACAATTTCCCGGGGAAGCGCATGATTCGTCAAATTGA